A single window of Rubripirellula lacrimiformis DNA harbors:
- the argC gene encoding N-acetyl-gamma-glutamyl-phosphate reductase, with product MIMSKIKVGIVGATGYTALEVARLLTAHPQAELVAATSRADDGRSLAEIHPSLAGRCDVPIEVLDPESIAKKCDVVMCCLPHGASAETVHALVQHDVRVIDFSADFRLSSLDVYEKWYDVKHPWPERVGKTVYGMPEFFAKQIATADVVANPGCYPTSAILPLAPLVQAGLIDTDDIIIDSKSGVSGAGRSAKVATLYCETNESISAYAVGSHRHGPEINDLVGRISGKPVQTLFTPHLTPMDRGILSTIYVRRGQHSADEMMQCWRDQYASSAFVNPVDHLPATKHVAGTNFVQMTARDCGDRAVLVCAIDNLAKGASGAAIQNMNVMFGLPEVTGLR from the coding sequence ATCATCATGTCAAAAATCAAAGTCGGAATCGTCGGAGCCACTGGTTACACCGCGTTGGAAGTCGCGCGACTGCTGACCGCCCATCCGCAAGCCGAATTGGTTGCGGCAACCAGCCGCGCCGATGACGGTCGTTCGCTGGCCGAAATTCATCCATCGCTTGCTGGCCGCTGTGACGTGCCCATCGAAGTACTGGATCCTGAATCGATCGCCAAGAAGTGCGACGTCGTGATGTGCTGCTTGCCACATGGTGCATCGGCCGAAACCGTGCATGCGCTGGTGCAACATGATGTTCGCGTGATCGACTTCAGCGCCGACTTTCGTCTGTCATCCTTGGACGTTTACGAAAAGTGGTACGACGTCAAACACCCTTGGCCGGAACGAGTAGGAAAAACGGTCTACGGGATGCCAGAGTTTTTCGCCAAACAGATCGCGACGGCCGACGTGGTGGCCAATCCGGGTTGTTACCCCACATCCGCCATCCTTCCCCTGGCTCCTCTGGTCCAAGCCGGTTTGATCGATACCGACGACATCATCATCGACAGTAAGAGTGGAGTCAGCGGTGCAGGGCGAAGCGCCAAAGTCGCTACGCTGTACTGCGAAACAAACGAATCGATTTCGGCTTATGCCGTCGGCAGCCATCGCCACGGGCCAGAGATCAACGACTTGGTCGGCCGAATTTCGGGCAAACCCGTCCAGACTCTGTTCACCCCGCACCTGACCCCGATGGATCGCGGCATCCTGTCCACGATCTATGTTCGCCGCGGACAACACAGTGCTGATGAAATGATGCAGTGCTGGCGAGATCAGTACGCGTCCAGCGCGTTCGTCAATCCGGTCGATCATCTGCCGGCGACCAAGCATGTCGCGGGAACGAATTTCGTTCAGATGACGGCTCGCGATTGCGGAGACCGCGCGGTTTTGGTCTGCGCCATCGATAACCTAGCCAAGGGAGCCAGTGGGGCCGCGATCCAGAATATGAACGTCATGTTCGGGTTGCCCGAGGTCACAGGCCTAAGGTAA
- a CDS encoding DUF1592 domain-containing protein, producing the protein MNLNAPTFFRLIILFAGLVCAGSLTAAAKEDDAVVRGESIYRQMCTECHGGEGQGVEEYYPDPLIGDQTIGELAAIISETMPEEDPDACVGEDAAAVAAFIHQDFYGEAAQVRRRPPRTALSRLTAEQLRQNLADLYAHFSGMPWSESKRGINHTCYSGKDWKDENKKIERVDSVIDFDFGDKGPGEGVSAEEFHIHWNGSLKVDQTGRYEIVLRSTCSCTLEFGSRGRKLVDNHVQSEGKDEFRRTVQLTAGRVYPITLDFHQRKRKTEQPPAKVSLSWVPPGGVEEIIPARYLMPTSQPGAFALQVKLPPDDRSYGYERGTAVSRVWEESTTAAAIEFAEVASDELYPAYLRKHKKDSDENRGKLRGFLNELVQTAFRGPVDDGLRELYIDRQIEQCEDDAQAIKQVVLIALKSPRFLYPTLDADRSVSQRAANRLALTLFDSLPSGPWLNEQVAKGNLEKRDQVEKAAWRMVSDYRCEAKIRSFIYEWFDLAHIEEVTKDGDAYPGFDDRLVSDLRHSFAAFVDHVLASDGSDFRQLLQADWTFTNDRLAQYYGDAWKLADVQAESDEAKDGQKSDPPSGHPLGRSVSDANVHVGLLTHPLLMSDLAYHRTTSPIHRGVFLTRHILGRVLRPPNEAFTPLNPDLHPGLTTRQRVELQTGEVNCQVCHVKINALGFALENFDATGRFRDLENDKPIDATGGYLARDGGSSEFVGARELGDFLAGNEDCHRSFVEAAFEYFVKQPIAAFGADRSDQLTESFQKNGFNVRQLIVDIAVIASERSPGGTPRT; encoded by the coding sequence ATGAATCTGAATGCCCCAACATTTTTCCGACTGATCATCCTGTTTGCAGGCTTGGTGTGCGCGGGATCTTTGACAGCGGCCGCCAAGGAAGACGACGCGGTGGTCCGTGGCGAATCGATCTATCGTCAGATGTGTACCGAGTGCCACGGCGGCGAAGGCCAGGGTGTCGAAGAGTACTATCCCGACCCATTGATCGGCGACCAAACGATCGGCGAGTTGGCGGCGATCATCTCCGAAACGATGCCCGAGGAAGATCCGGATGCGTGTGTCGGTGAAGACGCTGCGGCCGTTGCGGCCTTCATCCACCAAGATTTCTATGGCGAAGCGGCACAGGTTCGCCGCCGTCCCCCACGCACCGCATTGTCACGTTTGACGGCCGAACAGTTGCGTCAGAACCTCGCCGACCTGTACGCCCATTTCAGTGGGATGCCATGGTCCGAATCGAAGCGTGGGATCAATCACACCTGCTATAGCGGAAAAGATTGGAAGGACGAAAACAAAAAGATTGAACGCGTCGACTCGGTCATCGATTTTGATTTTGGTGACAAGGGCCCCGGGGAAGGTGTGTCGGCCGAAGAATTCCATATCCATTGGAATGGATCGCTGAAGGTCGACCAGACCGGTCGCTACGAGATCGTTTTAAGAAGCACCTGTTCGTGCACGCTGGAGTTCGGAAGTCGCGGCCGCAAGTTGGTCGACAACCACGTCCAATCCGAAGGCAAAGACGAGTTTCGCCGAACGGTGCAACTAACCGCTGGGCGTGTCTATCCGATCACGTTGGACTTTCATCAACGCAAACGAAAAACTGAACAGCCGCCTGCGAAAGTGTCCTTGTCTTGGGTGCCACCAGGTGGCGTCGAAGAGATCATCCCGGCGCGGTACCTGATGCCGACCTCTCAGCCTGGCGCGTTCGCGCTGCAGGTGAAACTGCCGCCCGATGATCGTTCCTATGGATACGAACGCGGCACGGCGGTCAGCCGTGTTTGGGAAGAGTCAACGACGGCGGCGGCGATCGAATTTGCCGAAGTCGCTAGCGACGAACTATATCCGGCCTACCTCCGCAAACATAAAAAGGACTCCGACGAAAACCGCGGCAAGCTTCGTGGATTTCTAAACGAGTTGGTCCAGACGGCGTTTCGAGGCCCCGTCGATGATGGGCTTCGCGAACTTTACATCGACCGACAGATCGAGCAATGCGAAGACGATGCCCAGGCGATCAAACAGGTGGTCCTGATCGCCTTGAAATCCCCCCGCTTCCTTTATCCGACGTTGGACGCGGATCGTTCCGTCAGCCAGCGGGCTGCCAACCGTTTGGCGCTGACCCTGTTCGATTCGCTGCCATCGGGCCCTTGGTTGAACGAGCAAGTCGCCAAAGGCAATCTAGAGAAGCGTGACCAGGTCGAAAAAGCGGCTTGGCGGATGGTTTCGGATTATCGCTGCGAAGCCAAAATCCGTTCGTTCATCTACGAGTGGTTTGATCTGGCGCATATCGAGGAAGTCACCAAGGATGGCGATGCCTATCCAGGATTCGACGATCGGTTGGTCAGTGACCTACGTCACTCGTTTGCCGCGTTTGTGGATCACGTGCTGGCCAGCGATGGCAGTGATTTTCGCCAACTGTTGCAGGCGGATTGGACGTTCACCAACGACCGCTTGGCCCAGTACTATGGCGATGCTTGGAAATTGGCGGACGTGCAAGCCGAAAGCGACGAAGCCAAAGATGGTCAGAAAAGCGATCCGCCAAGCGGTCACCCCCTAGGGCGCAGCGTCAGTGACGCCAACGTGCATGTCGGATTACTGACACACCCGTTGTTGATGAGCGACCTTGCCTATCACCGGACGACGTCCCCGATCCACCGTGGCGTGTTTTTGACACGTCACATTTTGGGGCGGGTGCTGCGTCCGCCGAATGAAGCGTTCACGCCGCTAAACCCTGATTTGCATCCGGGGCTAACGACTCGCCAACGCGTCGAATTGCAAACGGGCGAAGTGAATTGCCAAGTCTGTCATGTGAAAATCAATGCCCTCGGCTTTGCCCTGGAAAACTTTGATGCGACCGGACGTTTTCGAGATCTGGAAAACGACAAGCCGATCGATGCGACCGGTGGCTATTTAGCACGTGACGGCGGCAGCAGTGAATTCGTCGGCGCCCGGGAATTGGGCGATTTTCTGGCGGGCAACGAGGATTGTCACCGATCATTCGTAGAGGCGGCCTTTGAATATTTCGTCAAACAACCGATCGCTGCCTTCGGTGCAGATCGTTCGGACCAACTGACCGAGTCCTTCCAAAAAAATGGATTCAATGTGCGGCAACTGATCGTAGACATCGCCGTCATTGCGTCCGAGCGGAGTCCCGGCGGCACGCCGCGGACGTAA
- a CDS encoding sensor histidine kinase has protein sequence MPESQRNVQEALEIIEADRASLSHEIHDGLVPYLFAASAAAGRLRDDLAKAAFAEPSDQKSLLDRSAQVRDLVQQAMGVSRQILTQAYPPELAGTPWTAALKRIIDQWFSESPVQFDWRLADSVNDVSPEISVCLYRIAVEAIRNAVRHGKATTIRVQADTTDGSHRISVTDDGVGFDAKSIPDGHFGIRSMRGRAELIGGTFRLETQPGGPTRVGIEIPATSTG, from the coding sequence GTGCCTGAATCGCAGCGAAACGTCCAAGAAGCTCTGGAAATCATCGAGGCAGATCGAGCGAGTTTATCGCATGAGATCCATGATGGGTTGGTGCCGTACCTGTTTGCCGCCTCCGCTGCTGCGGGACGTCTTCGCGACGACCTTGCCAAAGCTGCATTTGCGGAACCATCTGATCAAAAGTCGCTGCTGGACCGCAGTGCCCAGGTCCGCGATTTGGTTCAGCAAGCAATGGGCGTCAGCCGACAGATCCTGACCCAAGCGTATCCTCCCGAACTGGCAGGTACGCCCTGGACCGCTGCCCTGAAACGGATCATCGACCAGTGGTTCAGCGAATCCCCGGTCCAGTTTGATTGGCGCCTGGCGGATAGCGTGAACGATGTGTCGCCCGAGATTTCGGTGTGCCTGTACCGGATCGCTGTCGAAGCGATTCGCAATGCGGTCCGGCACGGCAAAGCAACGACCATTCGGGTGCAAGCCGACACCACCGACGGCAGCCACCGAATTTCTGTGACGGACGATGGCGTCGGGTTTGATGCCAAGTCCATCCCCGATGGTCATTTCGGGATCCGGTCGATGCGTGGGCGGGCTGAACTGATCGGTGGCACGTTCCGTCTAGAAACACAGCCCGGCGGCCCGACCCGTGTGGGGATCGAGATCCCAGCAACCTCAACCGGCTAA
- a CDS encoding SMC-Scp complex subunit ScpB: protein MIHDEEPSPGEEFGDDQDELSLDDLGAAYARAAAEHDPETFAPVVDPETPIEDDDLDAALIDDAPDPDEDHLVTPETIIEGALFVGHPEGKPISEHRLASLMRDVTPEEVIEMISSLNQSYREHDQALRIVGDDQGYRMTVAPEVESVRRSFMGKIREAKLTQTAIEVLSLVAYQPGITLQKVQDQRGRESASLLNQLVRRQLLRLDRVKPEGGGRAEPHYYPTERFLYLFGLDSLDDLPQVEEGLREE, encoded by the coding sequence GTGATCCATGATGAAGAACCATCGCCGGGTGAAGAATTCGGCGACGACCAGGATGAACTTTCGCTAGACGATTTGGGAGCAGCCTACGCCCGTGCCGCGGCCGAACACGATCCCGAAACATTCGCGCCGGTTGTCGATCCCGAAACACCGATTGAGGACGACGATCTTGACGCCGCGCTGATCGACGACGCCCCGGATCCCGATGAAGACCATCTGGTGACACCGGAAACCATCATCGAAGGCGCCCTGTTCGTGGGGCATCCCGAGGGGAAACCGATCTCCGAACATCGGCTGGCGTCGCTGATGCGAGATGTCACCCCCGAAGAGGTGATCGAGATGATCAGTTCACTGAACCAATCGTATCGCGAACACGACCAGGCGCTGCGGATCGTCGGCGACGACCAGGGTTACCGGATGACCGTGGCACCCGAGGTCGAAAGCGTCCGCCGGTCGTTCATGGGCAAGATACGCGAAGCAAAGCTGACGCAAACGGCAATCGAAGTCCTGTCGTTGGTGGCCTATCAGCCCGGCATCACCCTTCAAAAGGTGCAAGACCAACGCGGTCGCGAAAGCGCTTCGCTATTGAATCAATTGGTCCGCCGACAACTGCTGCGACTCGACCGTGTCAAACCCGAGGGCGGTGGTCGCGCCGAGCCTCATTATTATCCAACCGAACGATTCCTCTACCTGTTCGGACTCGACAGCCTGGACGACCTGCCTCAGGTCGAAGAGGGACTTCGCGAGGAGTGA
- a CDS encoding putative sugar nucleotidyl transferase: MAAMHTLCFEDDRVDQLRPVAVARPAYAITCASFRLVDWLKRLPGTLSGRVRPYLRDVQTLDYGLQAMPAKIGGEISDADGVLLVNARVAPTVDNEATLQRLAKSDRPGVLIDPEDGSLLAARLAAADVASLNDGSSEPLLGRMLSLAMGLAPMDEKLAVFRWPHDIIACHMKSMPESMNRRLEWGNYTETADGVFAGEGVQIGQYAVVDTSAGPIILENNVKVGPFCMLSGPVHAGAGTRVIEHAALKDGVSLGHTVKIGGEVEASVIEPYTNKQHHGFLGHSYLGSWINLGAGTCNSDLKNTYGKINITYGDRKVATGMQFLGCFIGDYSKTAINTSIFTGKVIGVCSMMYGFVTSNVPSYVNYARLFGQTSLLPADVMINTQKRMFARRKVEQRECDKQLIRDMYDMTADERSADPDIL, from the coding sequence ATGGCTGCCATGCACACGCTTTGCTTCGAAGACGATCGCGTCGACCAACTTCGCCCGGTTGCGGTCGCCCGTCCCGCCTATGCAATCACGTGCGCATCGTTCCGACTGGTCGATTGGCTGAAACGGTTGCCTGGAACGCTAAGCGGCCGCGTCCGTCCGTATTTGCGTGATGTCCAGACGTTGGACTACGGTCTGCAGGCGATGCCAGCGAAGATCGGTGGCGAGATCTCGGATGCGGACGGTGTCCTGCTGGTCAATGCTCGCGTCGCGCCGACGGTGGACAACGAAGCCACGTTGCAGCGGTTGGCCAAATCCGATCGCCCAGGCGTCTTGATCGATCCAGAAGACGGTTCGTTGTTGGCAGCCCGATTGGCGGCCGCCGACGTGGCATCGCTGAACGATGGTTCGAGCGAACCTTTGCTGGGCCGAATGCTGTCCTTGGCCATGGGGCTGGCACCGATGGACGAAAAGCTGGCGGTGTTTCGCTGGCCGCACGACATCATTGCCTGTCACATGAAATCGATGCCCGAGTCGATGAACCGCCGACTGGAATGGGGAAACTACACCGAAACGGCGGACGGAGTGTTCGCCGGCGAAGGCGTTCAGATCGGACAGTACGCAGTCGTGGACACATCGGCTGGACCGATCATCCTAGAAAACAACGTCAAAGTCGGACCGTTTTGCATGTTGTCGGGCCCGGTTCACGCCGGCGCAGGCACGCGAGTGATCGAGCATGCGGCGCTGAAAGACGGCGTATCGCTTGGACACACCGTCAAGATTGGTGGCGAAGTCGAAGCGTCCGTGATCGAACCGTACACGAACAAACAACACCACGGCTTTTTGGGACACAGCTACCTGGGCAGCTGGATCAACCTGGGGGCAGGCACCTGCAACAGTGACCTGAAGAACACGTATGGCAAAATCAACATCACCTACGGCGACCGCAAAGTCGCCACCGGCATGCAGTTCCTGGGGTGCTTCATTGGCGATTATTCCAAGACCGCAATCAACACCAGCATCTTTACGGGCAAAGTGATTGGGGTCTGCAGCATGATGTACGGCTTTGTCACCTCCAACGTGCCCAGCTACGTCAACTATGCACGGCTGTTCGGGCAAACGTCTCTGTTGCCTGCCGACGTCATGATCAATACCCAGAAACGCATGTTCGCGCGGCGAAAAGTCGAGCAACGTGAATGCGACAAGCAGTTGATTCGCGACATGTACGACATGACCGCCGACGAACGTTCGGCGGACCCTGATATTCTGTGA
- a CDS encoding DNA-directed RNA polymerase subunit alpha C-terminal domain-containing protein, translating into MTRIPLSRAEEESRMRRERLDLSIAEMGLSVRTTNCLEETGILTVRDLLNATPRRLLSISNFGEKTLDEVYAALETLGFYRPSREAAKV; encoded by the coding sequence ATGACCCGCATTCCGCTAAGCCGCGCTGAAGAAGAATCTCGCATGCGTCGCGAACGTCTGGACTTGAGCATCGCCGAGATGGGCTTGTCTGTTCGCACGACCAATTGCTTGGAAGAGACTGGTATTCTGACCGTTCGCGATCTGCTCAACGCGACGCCACGCCGTTTGCTTTCGATCAGCAACTTCGGCGAGAAGACGTTGGACGAAGTTTATGCCGCACTAGAAACGCTGGGCTTCTATCGCCCCAGCCGCGAAGCCGCCAAGGTTTAG
- a CDS encoding STAS domain-containing protein produces the protein MAAITTQNAGETLVVGFTDSKILDNQRIEQVGRELQEVVSQAIHKKLLLNFRGVSFMSSAMITKLVMLNKGCKAQGVNLKFCEVSPNVMEVFKITKLNKLFDIQEGEEKALASFDKKGWFS, from the coding sequence ATGGCGGCCATTACCACTCAGAACGCCGGCGAAACCCTGGTTGTTGGGTTCACCGATAGCAAAATCCTGGACAATCAACGGATCGAGCAAGTCGGACGCGAACTCCAAGAAGTCGTTTCCCAAGCCATCCACAAAAAGCTGTTGCTGAACTTTCGTGGCGTTTCGTTCATGTCTTCGGCCATGATCACCAAGTTGGTGATGCTGAACAAAGGCTGCAAAGCCCAGGGCGTGAACCTGAAGTTTTGCGAGGTTTCGCCGAACGTGATGGAAGTCTTCAAGATCACCAAACTGAACAAGCTTTTTGACATCCAAGAAGGCGAAGAAAAAGCCCTGGCCAGCTTCGACAAAAAAGGCTGGTTCAGCTAA
- a CDS encoding HAD family hydrolase, whose protein sequence is MHNPILGVALDMDGLLFDTERLFWAVGDTVLSRRGHRFSHELQQRMMGRVGVAAMQQMIDFHELDDSPDDLLMESDELYYQQLSGDIQPMPGLQSWIDFLKQMDIPFGIATSSRRRFVDIILPSVDWHSDLTFVLTGDDVSRGKPHPEMYLSAANHLDIPAASMLVLEDSGNGCAAAVAAGAYTVAIPSQHTRGQSFDGAQLVADSLTDTRLWDIVRQGWANGSDGQ, encoded by the coding sequence ATGCATAACCCAATCCTTGGCGTTGCCCTGGACATGGACGGTCTACTGTTTGACACCGAACGCTTGTTCTGGGCTGTCGGTGACACCGTTCTTTCTCGCCGTGGCCACCGATTCAGCCATGAATTGCAACAGCGGATGATGGGACGCGTGGGCGTTGCCGCGATGCAACAGATGATCGACTTTCACGAACTGGACGATTCCCCCGACGACCTGCTAATGGAATCCGACGAACTCTACTACCAGCAATTGTCGGGTGACATTCAACCGATGCCCGGACTGCAATCCTGGATCGATTTTCTGAAACAGATGGACATTCCGTTTGGGATTGCGACCAGCAGCCGACGACGATTTGTCGACATCATTCTGCCCTCGGTCGATTGGCACAGCGACTTGACGTTCGTGTTGACCGGCGATGACGTCAGCCGTGGCAAACCGCATCCAGAGATGTACCTGTCGGCTGCCAACCATTTGGACATCCCGGCCGCATCGATGCTGGTACTGGAAGACAGCGGCAATGGTTGTGCAGCGGCCGTGGCCGCAGGAGCTTACACGGTTGCGATCCCGAGCCAACATACTCGCGGCCAGTCGTTTGACGGTGCCCAGCTTGTGGCAGATTCGTTGACCGACACGCGGCTGTGGGACATCGTTCGCCAAGGTTGGGCCAACGGTTCAGACGGTCAGTAG
- a CDS encoding FAD:protein FMN transferase: MSSVPPDRSEPDAKGPDGPESGWKNPKKFTAESSQSSSSTWSEPGDIDSDSLRRTTPPRESLITHVTHRAMATDFVVMLPEHAADSVEVALEALEMLDQIEAALTIYRPQSEISRVNAAAGGDPVRLSRTTFDLMDRSVLWSRRTEGAFDVTAGPLVDAWGFTRRSGRKPTSDQIHAARQNVGFEKIQFAPDDRTVRLEKQGMSINLGAIGKGHALDRMAARLKGAGVHDFLIHGGNSSLIASGDQDLGDGRGWAVGIAHPTKPPRRLAGLWLRNMALATSGSGKQFFHHQGRRYGHVIDPRTGYPAGDLLALTVLMPSATDADAAATGMFVAGSPWIRQQLGGDDLPDWIECPMLLAAAGARQDEVVAESLGSFDWINPPEPPRTP, translated from the coding sequence ATGTCTTCTGTCCCACCTGATCGTTCTGAACCCGACGCCAAAGGTCCTGATGGGCCAGAATCGGGTTGGAAGAATCCAAAAAAATTTACGGCGGAATCGTCGCAATCGAGTTCATCGACATGGTCCGAACCCGGGGACATCGATTCGGATTCGCTCAGGCGTACCACCCCGCCGCGTGAATCGCTGATCACCCACGTCACGCACCGTGCGATGGCGACGGATTTTGTGGTGATGTTGCCCGAGCATGCTGCGGACTCCGTCGAGGTGGCGCTCGAAGCGCTGGAAATGTTGGACCAGATCGAGGCCGCGCTGACGATCTATCGGCCCCAGAGTGAGATTTCGCGTGTGAATGCGGCCGCCGGTGGTGATCCCGTCCGCCTTTCACGAACTACTTTCGATCTGATGGATCGATCGGTGCTGTGGAGCCGACGGACCGAAGGAGCGTTTGACGTGACGGCCGGCCCCTTGGTCGATGCGTGGGGATTCACCCGCCGCAGCGGCCGCAAGCCGACCAGTGACCAGATCCACGCAGCACGTCAGAACGTTGGGTTCGAAAAAATCCAATTCGCACCCGATGATCGGACCGTTCGTTTAGAAAAACAGGGCATGTCGATCAATTTGGGGGCCATCGGAAAGGGGCATGCGTTGGACCGGATGGCTGCGCGTTTGAAAGGCGCTGGGGTTCACGATTTCTTGATTCACGGGGGCAACAGCAGCCTGATCGCCTCGGGCGATCAAGATTTGGGGGACGGGCGTGGGTGGGCGGTCGGCATCGCACATCCCACCAAGCCACCGCGACGTTTGGCGGGGCTGTGGCTGCGGAACATGGCGTTAGCGACAAGCGGATCTGGAAAACAGTTTTTTCATCATCAAGGACGCCGATACGGGCACGTCATCGATCCACGCACGGGATACCCGGCCGGCGATCTGTTGGCTTTGACCGTGTTGATGCCCTCGGCGACCGATGCCGATGCGGCCGCCACGGGAATGTTTGTGGCAGGGTCACCGTGGATTCGCCAACAGCTAGGCGGCGACGATCTGCCAGACTGGATCGAATGTCCGATGTTGCTGGCGGCGGCCGGGGCTAGGCAGGACGAAGTGGTGGCGGAGTCACTGGGAAGCTTCGACTGGATCAATCCGCCCGAACCGCCCCGCACTCCCTAG
- a CDS encoding DUF1552 domain-containing protein: MTTASSRRDFIVKLGVSAAAANFAFALPSLGWAASATKKKRLVFVFTPNGVIPDHFWPDEEGTHGDLKRILAPLDPFKQQMLTLEGVDNKIKGDGDGHMRGIGCLLTGVELFPGDVQGGSDTPAGWSMGISVDQHIRNKLQADAQTRTRFGSLEFGVMVPQRADTWTRWSYAGPNQPVAPVSDPYQMFNKLYGQTQNRAMLASVLDDLREDFKSIEKMVSAEDRQMLLQHVDMVRSVEKELKSELAHQSKEKEAGHSIPKLPPNIEEENDNMPTIARMQSDLLVNSFAADFARVASVQITNSVGNARMRWLDINEGHHAISHEPDSNESAYENLIRINTWYCEQIAYLAKRLADTPEPGGDGSLLDNTTIVWTNELGKGNSHTRNSIPFVMVGGGLGMKMGRAMKFDHVPHNRLLLSLTEAMGYPEKSFGNPDYCGDGSLTGLNG; this comes from the coding sequence ATGACTACCGCGTCTTCACGTCGTGACTTTATTGTCAAGCTTGGCGTCAGTGCAGCGGCAGCAAACTTTGCGTTTGCACTGCCTAGCCTGGGGTGGGCTGCCTCGGCCACCAAGAAAAAACGTTTGGTGTTTGTCTTCACTCCCAACGGTGTCATTCCGGATCATTTCTGGCCCGACGAAGAAGGCACGCATGGTGACTTGAAGCGAATCCTAGCGCCGTTGGATCCCTTCAAGCAACAGATGCTGACTCTGGAAGGCGTCGACAACAAAATCAAGGGTGACGGTGACGGTCACATGCGCGGGATCGGTTGCCTGTTGACGGGCGTCGAACTGTTCCCCGGTGACGTTCAGGGCGGATCCGATACGCCGGCCGGATGGTCGATGGGGATCTCGGTCGATCAACACATTCGCAACAAACTGCAAGCCGACGCGCAGACCCGGACTCGATTTGGGTCGCTTGAATTTGGCGTCATGGTTCCACAGCGTGCCGACACATGGACACGTTGGTCCTATGCCGGTCCCAATCAACCGGTCGCGCCGGTTAGCGATCCCTACCAGATGTTCAACAAGCTGTACGGTCAAACTCAGAACCGCGCGATGTTGGCCAGTGTGTTGGACGATCTGCGGGAAGACTTCAAGAGCATCGAAAAGATGGTCAGCGCCGAAGACCGTCAGATGCTGTTGCAGCATGTCGACATGGTCCGCAGTGTCGAAAAAGAATTGAAGTCCGAACTGGCCCACCAGTCGAAAGAGAAAGAAGCTGGCCACTCGATCCCCAAGCTGCCGCCGAACATCGAAGAAGAAAACGACAACATGCCGACGATCGCTCGGATGCAGTCGGATCTATTGGTCAACAGTTTCGCTGCCGACTTTGCTCGCGTTGCCAGCGTCCAAATCACCAACAGTGTCGGCAACGCTCGGATGCGATGGTTGGATATCAACGAAGGCCACCATGCGATTTCGCACGAACCCGACAGCAACGAATCGGCGTACGAAAATCTGATTCGAATCAACACTTGGTACTGTGAACAGATCGCTTACTTGGCGAAACGATTGGCGGACACTCCCGAACCAGGCGGTGATGGATCCCTGTTGGACAACACGACGATCGTTTGGACGAACGAACTGGGCAAGGGGAACTCTCACACTCGCAACAGCATCCCGTTCGTGATGGTCGGCGGCGGATTAGGAATGAAGATGGGACGAGCGATGAAGTTCGACCACGTTCCACACAACCGATTGTTGCTCAGCCTGACCGAAGCGATGGGATATCCCGAAAAGTCGTTCGGTAACCCGGACTACTGTGGCGACGGTTCGCTGACCGGTCTGAATGGCTAA
- a CDS encoding SDR family oxidoreductase: MVTNLAGKVVAITGGGTGIGAGIATVLAQAGCKVTVGGRRIEPLEELAASVESEHKIRAVQIDVADADSIQRFFADVHENVGEVDILVNSAGINIQKRTMAEMIPEDWDRVMQINATGAYRCILEVLPAMRARKDGLVINISSVAGKRAISLGGVVYCASKFAMTALGTAISNEVRQEGVRITNVYPGEVNTPILDNRPSPVSQEHKDAILQPEDIASVILSICHLPPRANVPEIVIKPTTQEWV, from the coding sequence ATCGTGACAAATTTGGCTGGTAAGGTCGTGGCTATCACCGGTGGTGGTACTGGCATCGGCGCTGGAATCGCAACAGTTCTGGCACAGGCCGGATGCAAGGTCACCGTTGGCGGTCGCCGCATCGAACCGTTGGAAGAACTAGCCGCGTCGGTGGAAAGCGAGCACAAGATTCGCGCGGTGCAAATCGACGTCGCCGACGCCGATAGCATCCAACGATTCTTTGCAGACGTTCACGAAAACGTGGGTGAAGTCGACATCCTGGTCAACAGCGCCGGAATCAACATCCAAAAGCGGACCATGGCCGAAATGATCCCCGAAGATTGGGATCGCGTCATGCAGATCAACGCCACGGGTGCCTATCGCTGCATCCTAGAAGTCCTGCCCGCGATGCGTGCTCGCAAAGACGGTTTGGTGATCAACATTTCGTCGGTCGCTGGCAAGCGTGCGATTTCGCTAGGCGGCGTCGTCTACTGTGCCAGCAAGTTTGCGATGACGGCGCTCGGTACCGCCATTTCGAACGAAGTCCGGCAAGAAGGCGTTCGGATCACGAACGTTTACCCCGGCGAAGTGAACACACCGATCTTGGACAACCGACCTTCGCCGGTCAGCCAAGAACACAAAGATGCGATTTTGCAGCCCGAAGACATCGCGTCGGTGATCCTTTCGATCTGTCACCTGCCGCCACGTGCCAATGTGCCAGAGATCGTGATCAAGCCGACCACCCAAGAATGGGTTTAG